A single genomic interval of Astyanax mexicanus isolate ESR-SI-001 chromosome 4, AstMex3_surface, whole genome shotgun sequence harbors:
- the LOC125801138 gene encoding uncharacterized protein LOC125801138, with the protein MLSSISAHLSTVHHVENVEEKKILIQLANQKVSILTSPCPVPGCGYQKTRLDRHLTSCHRDLSDQARERYIQTAQRIKAITLLRELRASSPNVPMATRLDLAAADESSTPDYDQVLESAKSGVLDISRRLRMGQQVEESQQTLFRYVCEAILLKEHQLAQSAVLNFKVEHWVSRTPSTSGIFLEHFDISLTPQQEEWLEMYFAHIRSWSVKKSSPDVHDGGIFFLSQKGVPVVNLPNDMKRLWELYPQASGTDLPAVAPVAPLPAVAPASSCQPSSAAGSEEGDDEQPSCSDAVGQATGQPQAPKRDHSPSSSSIAWKRRAKSTWLSFLDLFPVTVHATTPTCEEIVGGGFDRESFRYFHNKWRTVQREQRIQYILDKCKFRNRPSEARVYHRLRAENWSANCPSAMDVVKSWLPVKDHIKSPDIIHRIQEQSWKGLCLKDFGPPKNKGVIATMPFSKGEVVCDYHGEYVTQEEGNRRMQQLFDEACYVFFFAGRGEKFCIDAQHSPCQCHPHQDMFGRWMNHSRRSPNVKPHVFKLPLTEGTRWHPIFLALTDIQVNEELLWDYGVLSDEGLGGETVGLDWLNT; encoded by the exons ATGCTGTCCTCCATCTCTGCGCACCTTTCCACAGTACATCACGTGGAAAACGTAGAGGAGAAGAAGATCCTGATTCAGCTGGCGAATCAGAAAGTGTCGATCCTGACATCTCCGTGTCCTGTTCCGGGATGTGGGTATCAGAAGACTCGTCTTGACCGCCATCTGACCAGCTGCCATCGGGACCTGTCCGACCAGGCCAGGGAGAGATACATCCAGACGGCACAGAGGATAAAAGCCATTACTCTCCTGAGAGAGTTGAGGGCTAGCAGTCCGAACGTGCCCATGGCCACTCGCTTGGACTTGGCTGCTGCTGACGA ATCTTCAACGCCTGACTACGACCAAGTACTCGAGTCAGCGAAATCTGGCGTCCTCGATATCAGCCGTAGACTGAGAATGGGACAACAGGTGGAAGAGAGTCAGCAGACACTGTTCCGGTACGTCTGTGAGGCGATACTCCTGAAGGAGCATCAACTGGCACAGAgtgctgtgctgaacttcaag GTAGAGCATTGGGTTTCTCGAACCCCATCAACCAGTGGCATTTTCCTTGAACACTTTGACATCAGCCTGACTCCCCAACAGGAAGAg TGGCTGGAGATGTACTTCGCTCACATCAGGTCATGGAGTGTCAAAAAGTCCAGTCCCGATGTTCATGATGGAGGCATCTTCTTTCTGAGCCAGAAAGGAGTTCCTGTGGTGAATCTACCTAATGATATGAAGCGGCTATGGGAACT GTATCCACAGGCTTCAGGGACCGACCTGCCAGCAGTTGCCCCAGTTGCCCCCCTGCCAGCAGTTGCCCCTGCCAGCAGTTGCCAGCCGAG CTCTGCTGCAGGTTCTGAAGAGGGGGATGATGAGCAGCCTTCCTGCTCAGATGCTGTGGGACAGGCAACTGGACAGCCACAGGCTCCAAAGAGGGACCACTCCCCTTCATCCTCTTCGATTGCATGGAAGCGGAGGGCTAAGTCCACCTGGCTTAGTTTTCTTGACCTGTTTCCGGTGACTGTTCATGCCACGACACCCACATGTGAGGAAATTGTCGGCGGTGGATTTGATCGCGAATCCTTCCGTTACTTTCACAACAAATGGAGGACAGTCCAGCGGGAACAGCGCATCCAATATATCTTGG atAAGTGCAAGTTCAGGAACCGCCCCTCAGAGGCCAGGGTATACCATCGGCTCCGTGCTGAGAACTGGTCGGCCAACTGTCCAAGCGCCATGGATGTGGTCAAGTCTTGGCTCCCCGTAAAGGACCACATCAAGAGTCCAGACATTATCCACCGTATTCAGGAACAGTCTTGGAAAGGACTTTGCCTGAAAGACTTTGGGCCACCAAAGAACAAAG GGGTGATTGCGACAATGCCCTTTTCCAAGGGAGAGGTGGTCTGCGACTACCATGGAGAGTACGTCACCCAAGAAGAAGGGAATCGGAGAATGCAACAGCTTTTCGACGAAGCCTGTTACGTCTTCTTCTTTGCGGGACGTGGGGAAAAGTTCTGCATAGACGCCCAACATTCTCCATGCCAGTGTCACCCACACCAGGACATGTTTGGTCGTTGGATGAACCATTCAAGGAGAAGTCCAAATGTGAAGCCACACGTGTTCAAACTCCCACTCACAGAGGGAACAAGATGGCATCCCATTTTCCTCGCGCTAACGGACATTCAGGTCAACGAGGAACTACTTTGGGACTACGGTGTTCTCAGTGACGAGGGACTTGGAGGCGAAACTGTTGGACTGGACTGGCTGAATACTTGA
- the LOC125801523 gene encoding gastrula zinc finger protein XlCGF49.1-like, which produces MEKHQHSVKSFTKQSDLKNHQRIHTGEKPYHCSDCGKSFNRKSHLQQHQRIHTGEKPYHCSDCGKNFNQQSTLKTHQRIHTGEKPYHCSDCGKSFNHQGHLKLHQRIHTGEKPYHCSDCGKIFTTQSELKQHQRIHTGEKPYHCSDCGKSFNQQGHLKLHQRIHTGEKPYHCSDCGKSFTTQSELKRHQRIHTGEKPYYCSDCGKSFNQQSTLKTHQRIHTGEKPYR; this is translated from the coding sequence atggagaaacatcagcactctgtcaagagttttactaaacagagtgatctcaaaaatcaccagcgcattcacacaggagagaaaccgtatcactgctcagactgtgggaagagttttaatcgaaagagtcatctccaacaacaccagcgcattcacacaggagagaaaccatatcactgctcagactgtgggaagaattttaatcaacagagtactctcaaaacacatcagcgcatccacacaggagagaaaccgtatcactgctcagactgtgggaagagttttaatcatcagggtcatctcaaactgcaccagcgcattcacacaggagagaaaccgtatcactgctcagactgtgggaagatttttactacccagagtgaacTTAAAcaacaccagcgtattcacacaggagagaaaccgtaccactgctcagactgtgggaagagttttaatcaacagggtcatctcaaactgcaccagcgcattcacacaggagagaaaccgtatcactgctcagactgtgggaagagttttactacccagagtgaacttaaacgacaccagcgcattcacacaggagagaaaccatattactgctcagactgtgggaagagttttaatcaacagagtactctcaaaacacaccagcgcattcacacaggagagaaaccgtatcgttga